A single genomic interval of Daucus carota subsp. sativus chromosome 1, DH1 v3.0, whole genome shotgun sequence harbors:
- the LOC108212187 gene encoding uncharacterized protein LOC108212187: MCRERVEEKMQPHCTGEACICFKGCCLKPFPALSEPQISATSYRTTSRHEFAASTASSLYPDTQFTNHEAIPSVEESLSNFTKAYPLYLETSQADQIRGKEYSHLSHPGHVCLDYIGHGLFSYGQQQGHYGAVSIASTSSPPSSSMQDSSAPFFDILNKSGDLYSQIMYGGQESEFDSLIRKRIMSFMNISEDEYSMVFTANQLSAFKLLSGSYPFQSGTDLLTVYDYDNEAVEAMIDCSKKKGAQVTSAEFSWPKMRIQSTKLRKMIVTKRKNKKRGLFVFPLQSKMTGSRYSYLWMNTAQENGWHVLLDASALGAKEMETLGLSFFKPDFLFCSFYKIFGEDPSGFGCLFVKKSSASVLNNSTSTGMGIVRLLPSVRPCQFLEKLSKTDKQSSVSELKEETLALPSSSSISMSFQQNEATYELEEASDAKDRQKQPPVSEIVELSEIVELDKPVNTDEPQDKEDGGTVKSEMEFRGLDHADSLGLILISCRAKYLVNWLVNALTSLNHPNSENALPLVTIYGPKVRFDRGPAVAFNMFDWKGEKVDPALVQKLADRNNISLSCGFLKNIYFSDMQDNERNFLESKNPEQAGALRNKKDKCKLGISVITVSLGFLTNFEDVYRLWEFASKFLDADFVEKEKWRYLALNQTTVEV, encoded by the coding sequence ATGTGTAGAGAAAGAGTAGAAGAAAAGATGCAACCACATTGCACTGGAGAGGCCTGCATTTGTTTTAAGGGTTGTTGCCTTAAACCATTTCCTGCACTGTCTGAGCCTCAAATCTCCGCCACGAGTTACAGAACCACTTCCAGGCATGAATTTGCCGCGTCTACAGCCTCTTCTCTCTATCCTGATACCCAATTTACTAACCATGAAGCTATTCCTTCAGTTGAAGAATCATTGTCCAATTTCACCAAAGCTTATCCGTTATACTTGGAAACATCTCAAGCTGATCAAATTCGAGGGAAGGAGTACTCTCATCTTTCTCATCCAGGCCATGTATGCCTTGATTACATAGGCCACGGTCTCTTTTCTTACGGGCAGCAACAAGGCCATTATGGTGCAGTTTCAATTGCCTCTACATCATCACCCCCTTCTTCTTCGATGCAGGATTCTAGTGCTCCcttctttgatattttaaacAAGTCCGGAGATTTGTATTCCCAGATAATGTATGGTGGCCAGGAATCAGAATTTGACTCCCTCATCCGGAAAAGAATCATGAGCTTTATGAACATTTCTGAGGATGAGTATTCAATGGTTTTCACAGCCAATCAGTTGTCTGCTTTTAAGCTTTTATCGGGCTCATACCCCTTCCAGTCTGGAACAGATCTGCTCACCGTCTATGATTATGATAATGAGGCCGTAGAGGCAATGATTGATTGCTCAAAGAAGAAAGGTGCACAGGTAACATCTGCTGAATTCTCATGGCCTAAAATGAGAATTCAGTCCACAAAACTTAGGAAGATGATAGTCACgaaaagaaagaacaaaaagAGGGGACTATTTGTTTTTCCTCTTCAGTCTAAGATGACCGGCTCACGTTATTCATATTTATGGATGAACACGGCACAAGAAAATGGTTGGCATGTTTTGCTTGATGCTTCTGCATTAGGAGCCAAGGAAATGGAGACTTTAGGCCTCTCTTTCTTTAAGCCAGACTTTCTTTTCTGTTCCTTTTACAAGATTTTCGGGGAAGACCCCTCTGGCTTTGGCTGCTTGTTTGTGAAAAAATCCAGTGCTTCAGTATTGAACAATTCCACTTCTACTGGTATGGGAATTGTCCGTCTCCTACCATCTGTAAGACCATGTCAGTTTCTTGAAAAACTATCCAAGACTGATAAACAGTCATCAGTATCTGAGCTAAAGGAAGAGACCTTGGCTTTGCCAAGTTCATCCTCCATCTCGATGTCTTTCCAGCAGAATGAAGCAACCTATGAGCTGGAAGAAGCTTCAGATGCCAAGGATAGACAAAAGCAACCACCAGTGTCTGAAATTGTTGAATTATCTGAAATCGTTGAACTAGATAAGCCCGTCAACACAGACGAGCCACAGGACAAGGAAGATGGAGGTACTGTAAAGTCAGAGATGGAATTTAGGGGTTTAGATCACGCAGATTCACTGGGCCTGATACTGATCAGTTGCAGAGCAAAGTACCTAGTCAACTGGCTGGTAAACGCGCTGACGAGCCTTAATCATCCAAATTCAGAGAACGCGCTTCCATTAGTTACAATATATGGACCTAAGGTAAGATTTGATCGAGGGCCAGCAGTGGCTTTCAATATGTTTGATTGGAAAGGCGAAAAGGTTGATCCTGCACTTGTACAAAAACTAGCTGACAGAAACAACATTTCTCTTAGTTGCGGATTTCTGAAAAACATATACTTCTCGGACATGCAAGATAATGAGAGAAATTTCCTAGAGAGCAAAAATCCTGAGCAGGCAGGAGCTTTAAGAAACAAAAAGGATAAATGCAAATTAGGAATATCTGTTATTACAGTTTCGCTTGGCTTCCTGACAAACTTCGAAGATGTCTACAGGCTCTGGGAATTCGCCTCAAAATTCCTGGATGCAGACTTCGTGGAGAAAGAAAAATGGAGGTACCTGGCTCTTAACCAAACAACTGTTGAGGTGTAA
- the LOC108198118 gene encoding acetyl-CoA-benzylalcohol acetyltransferase has product MAIQVMSERIVKPAVSTPDHLRICKLSFFDQLAPPAHVPLVSFYHNDTVSRDQTRMYLSKSLSQALARFYPLAGRFVRDGFYVNCNDEGVLYVEAEADLELDEFLGIARKNVERVNDLVPWNSIGETTLVTTPIMGIKVTVFRCGGLSIAILLSHVIADGYTAATFVHEWAATTSDLLGLVNHEDVFATKPNKYEFGVANYFPSRDLSAEIKPALVPSSKIKKGKIITKRFVFNENAILTLKAKVTKSKNMSRPTRVEVVTSTIWKSLVNMAAKNSIHKQSTLYLHLNLRGRTRAMAPPLPSDNTSLCGNFYMEVPTKVNNNKTDARELHDLVNLLRKSLRNALGECSKISSPGEMFTEIAKNFNEIEEEKGNEEVDVHLLSTLCRFPVYEVDFGWGKPEWVTTGGMPVELIFLFDTKCETGIEAIVNLNEADMIEFENDSDIKAYTTS; this is encoded by the coding sequence ATGGCAATTCAAGTCATGTCCGAAAGAATTGTAAAGCCAGCAGTTTCGACACCTGATCACTTGAGAATTTGCAAATTATCCTTCTTCGATCAGCTCGCTCCCCCGGCACACGTACCTTTGGTGTCATTCTATCACAATGACACCGTTAGCCGTGACCAAACCCGCAtgtatttatcaaaatctctATCACAAGCGCTTGCTAGGTTTTATCCATTGGCCGGGAGATTTGTTCGAGACGGGTTCTACGTTAATTGCAATGACGAAGGAGTCTTGTACGTTGAAGCAGAAGCCGATCTCGAGCTAGATGAATTCCTCGGCATTGCACGTAAAAACGTTGAGCGTGTCAATGATCTTGTTCCGTGGAACAGCATTGGGGAGACTACTTTGGTGACGACTCCGATTATGGGAATAAAAGTGACCGTGTTCAGATGCGGTGGATTATCTATTGCGATACTTCTTTCGCATGTTATTGCTGATGGATACACAGCCGCCACATTCGTTCATGAATGGGCTGCGACGACGAGTGATCTCTTAGGCCTCGTCAATCACGAAGATGTTTTCGCTACAAAACCGAATAAGTACGAATTCGGTGTCGCGAATTATTTTCCATCTCGAGATTTATCAGCAGAGATCAAGCCGGCTTTAGTACCATCTTCGAAGATCAAGAAAGGCAAGATTATTACAAAGAGGTTCGTCTTTAATGAAAACGCTATACTAACGTTAAAAGCCAAGGTTACCAAATCGAAAAATATGAGTCGCCCTACACGTGTCGAAGTTGTGACATCCACAATATGGAAATCTCTGGTTAACATGGCTGCCAAGAATTCAATTCATAAACAATCGACATTGTATCTTCACCTCAATCTTCGGGGAAGGACGAGGGCGATGGCGCCTCCATTGCCCTCGGACAACACTTCCCTATGTGGAAACTTCTACATGGAGGTTCCTACAAAGGTCAATAACAACAAAACGGACGCAAGGGAACTGCATGACCTAGTAAATTTGTTGCGTAAAAGTTTAAGGAACGCTCTCGGGGAATGTTCGAAAATTTCGAGCCCCGGGGAAATGTTCACGGAAATAGCTAAGAATTTTAACGAGATCGAAGAGGAGAAGGGGAATGAAGAAGTGGATGTTCATTTGTTGAGTACATTGTGCAGGTTTCCTGTTTATGAAGTTGATTTTGGATGGGGGAAGCCAGAGTGGGTGACTACTGGGGGGATGCCTGTGGAGTTGATATTTTTGTTCGACACTAAATGTGAGACGGGAATAGAGGCTATTGTGAACTTGAATGAAGCGGATATGATCGAGTTCGAAAATGATTCGGACATTAAAGCGTATACAACCTCGTAA